One Campylobacter pinnipediorum subsp. caledonicus genomic window carries:
- a CDS encoding enoyl-CoA hydratase/isomerase family protein, producing the protein MRDYFGSNEVISELRDDGILVLTINRPEKRNALNGVTSAKMEEIINKAEKDSDVRVIIITGAGEKSFCAGEDLSELSSTGECQTVMEHGFGGLTNRLCPKPIICAVNGTAVGGGMEIAVSCDIIVAVKGARFGLPEVKVGLIASTGGIVRMARELPRKIAMELCLTGKLIYADEAKEIGIVNYVVEPEELMNKAIEIAEQIAANAPLSLKITKEIMHVAPSMSVDDAMRYSDVAYRFIEKTQDGIEGSLAFMEKRKPNWKGK; encoded by the coding sequence ATGAGAGATTATTTTGGCTCAAATGAAGTTATTAGTGAGCTTAGAGATGATGGTATTTTGGTTTTAACCATAAATAGACCAGAAAAAAGAAATGCCTTAAATGGTGTAACTTCTGCGAAGATGGAAGAGATCATTAATAAGGCCGAAAAAGATAGTGATGTTAGGGTTATCATTATAACAGGTGCTGGTGAAAAAAGCTTTTGCGCAGGAGAAGATTTAAGCGAACTAAGTAGTACTGGTGAGTGTCAAACTGTAATGGAGCATGGTTTTGGAGGTCTTACTAATAGACTTTGCCCTAAGCCTATAATTTGTGCTGTTAATGGAACAGCTGTTGGCGGAGGTATGGAAATAGCTGTATCTTGCGACATAATAGTTGCTGTAAAAGGCGCTAGATTTGGTCTTCCTGAAGTTAAAGTTGGGCTTATAGCATCAACAGGTGGAATAGTAAGAATGGCTAGAGAATTACCTAGAAAAATTGCTATGGAATTATGCTTAACAGGAAAATTAATATATGCCGATGAAGCTAAAGAAATAGGTATTGTTAATTATGTTGTTGAGCCTGAAGAGTTAATGAATAAGGCGATAGAAATTGCTGAGCAAATAGCGGCAAATGCTCCTTTATCTCTAAAAATAACAAAAGAGATTATGCATGTAGCTCCTTCTATGTCTGTAGATGATGCTATGAGATATTCAGATGTAGCTTATCGTTTTATAGAAAAAACGCAAGATGGCATAGAGGGATCTTTGGCATTTATGGAAAAAAGAAAGCCTAATTGGAAAGGAAAATAA
- the caiT gene encoding L-carnitine/gamma-butyrobetaine antiporter, with protein sequence MKVKKVGIEPKVFFPSLIAVAILSWLVVRDLDAANKVINATFAYVTNSWGWAFEWYMVIMVIGWFWLIFGPMKDKKLGDPEDKPEFSTVSWIFMMFASCTSAAVLYWGSLEIYYYVTYPPFGLEPMSTQAKELGLAYSLFHWGPLPWATYSLLSVAFGYFLFVKKINVVRPSGTIEAAVGEKLAKGWLGVIIDNVYIVALILAMGTSLGLATPLVTECMQWLFGIERTLELDTMIISCWVLFNAICVAFGLNRGIKIASDVRSYLMIIMLGWVVIVGASTFTINYFTDSVGVMLSYLGRMLFYTDPIAKGGFPQGWTVFYWAWWVVYGIQMCIFLARISRGRTVRELCIGMVAGLTATTWILWTILGSNTIHTMITGVVNMAEVVKTAGMARAIIETWAALPMSTLTIWGFFILAFIATITLINACSYTLAMSTCKEATGYDEPPLWVRIGWSVLVGIIGVTLLALGGLKPIQTAIIAGGCPLFFVNILILVSFFKDAKKNNWY encoded by the coding sequence ATGAAGGTTAAAAAAGTTGGGATAGAACCAAAAGTATTCTTTCCCTCGCTAATCGCTGTTGCGATTTTAAGTTGGTTAGTTGTTAGGGATTTGGATGCAGCAAACAAAGTAATAAATGCAACTTTTGCCTATGTAACTAATTCTTGGGGTTGGGCTTTTGAGTGGTATATGGTTATTATGGTGATTGGATGGTTTTGGCTAATTTTTGGTCCTATGAAGGATAAAAAATTAGGTGATCCTGAAGATAAACCAGAGTTTAGTACAGTTAGCTGGATTTTTATGATGTTTGCATCATGCACGTCAGCCGCTGTTTTATATTGGGGTAGTTTGGAAATTTACTATTATGTAACTTATCCACCTTTTGGTCTTGAGCCTATGAGTACACAAGCTAAAGAGTTGGGTCTTGCTTATAGTTTATTTCACTGGGGACCTTTGCCTTGGGCTACATACAGTTTATTGTCTGTTGCTTTTGGTTATTTCTTGTTTGTTAAAAAAATTAACGTTGTCCGTCCTAGTGGAACAATTGAGGCAGCTGTTGGTGAAAAATTAGCAAAAGGTTGGCTTGGTGTAATTATAGACAATGTCTATATAGTTGCTTTAATACTTGCTATGGGAACAAGTTTGGGTCTTGCTACCCCACTTGTTACTGAGTGTATGCAGTGGCTTTTTGGTATTGAAAGAACACTGGAGTTAGATACTATGATTATATCTTGCTGGGTTTTATTTAATGCTATTTGTGTTGCTTTTGGCCTTAATAGAGGTATAAAGATAGCTAGTGATGTTAGAAGTTATCTAATGATAATTATGCTTGGCTGGGTTGTAATAGTTGGAGCTTCAACTTTTACAATTAACTATTTTACGGATAGTGTTGGCGTTATGCTTAGTTATCTTGGTAGGATGTTATTTTACACCGATCCTATTGCTAAAGGCGGATTCCCTCAAGGCTGGACAGTATTTTATTGGGCTTGGTGGGTAGTTTATGGTATACAAATGTGCATATTCTTGGCAAGAATTTCAAGAGGTAGAACAGTTAGAGAGCTTTGTATTGGTATGGTTGCTGGTCTTACCGCTACAACTTGGATTTTATGGACTATACTTGGAAGCAACACAATCCACACTATGATTACTGGTGTTGTTAATATGGCAGAAGTTGTAAAAACAGCTGGTATGGCAAGAGCTATTATTGAAACTTGGGCTGCTTTACCTATGTCCACACTTACCATTTGGGGATTTTTTATATTAGCTTTCATAGCAACTATAACACTTATTAATGCGTGCTCATATACATTAGCAATGAGTACTTGCAAAGAGGCAACAGGATATGATGAGCCACCTTTGTGGGTTAGAATAGGTTGGTCTGTTTTAGTCGGTATTATAGGTGTAACTTTGCTTGCATTGGGTGGATTAAAACCTATTCAGACAGCTATCATAGCAGGCGGTTGTCCATTATTTTTTGTAAATATTCTGATATTGGTATCTTTCTTTAAAGATGCTAAAAAGAATAATTGGTATTAA
- a CDS encoding FAD-binding protein, translating into MSKVSNIWVLGDTLGKIEEIMGGAKNLGEKVTCFVFGSKKDEAKKMFSFGADEVFCSEEDDIFENFSSTVIANIENQSGVILMPNTKRCKVMAGILGAKLNAGVSTEANDIKIVENSVESMKMMYGGLAIATEKINSKIAIVLVNSGTFEQANGNCSNDGEVKELQLVKSNTSIKCINKLPKTASSVDLGKAKKIIAVGRGIAKEEDLEMIKELCAAIGAELGCSRPIAEGKKWMEHERYIGISSVMAKPDVYISIGISGQIQHMVGVKDADKIIVINKDKNAPIFDYADYGIVGDLYKVVPALINSLK; encoded by the coding sequence ATGAGTAAAGTTTCTAATATATGGGTATTAGGTGATACATTAGGCAAAATAGAAGAAATTATGGGTGGCGCTAAAAATCTTGGTGAAAAAGTTACATGCTTTGTTTTTGGAAGCAAAAAAGATGAAGCAAAAAAGATGTTTTCTTTTGGCGCTGATGAAGTTTTTTGTAGTGAAGAAGATGATATTTTTGAAAATTTTAGTTCTACTGTAATAGCTAATATTGAAAACCAAAGTGGCGTTATTCTTATGCCAAATACAAAGCGTTGCAAAGTAATGGCTGGTATTTTAGGTGCAAAACTAAATGCTGGTGTTAGCACAGAAGCTAATGATATAAAAATTGTTGAAAACTCTGTAGAAAGCATGAAGATGATGTATGGAGGTTTGGCTATAGCTACAGAAAAAATTAATTCAAAAATAGCCATAGTTCTTGTTAATTCTGGTACTTTTGAACAAGCTAATGGCAACTGTTCAAACGATGGTGAAGTAAAAGAATTGCAGTTGGTAAAATCAAACACAAGTATCAAATGTATAAATAAGCTTCCTAAAACAGCAAGTAGTGTTGATTTGGGTAAAGCTAAAAAAATTATAGCTGTTGGTAGAGGTATAGCAAAAGAAGAAGATCTGGAAATGATAAAAGAGTTATGCGCTGCAATAGGCGCAGAACTTGGTTGCTCTCGTCCTATAGCAGAAGGAAAAAAATGGATGGAGCATGAGAGATATATAGGTATATCAAGTGTTATGGCGAAACCTGATGTTTATATATCTATAGGAATTTCTGGACAGATTCAACATATGGTTGGAGTTAAAGATGCAGATAAAATTATAGTTATCAATAAAGACAAAAATGCTCCAATATTTGATTATGCTGATTATGGAATAGTTGGTGATTTGTATAAAGTAGTGCCTGCACTTATAAATTCTTTAAAATAG
- the aes gene encoding acetyl esterase: MNIINKINVLNKISEEMKLVVKHQQDNASSEPAADNNQMRLNYELEREFWNEGGAVMFGTHDVFIDFEQVKIKTRIYYPQEQDQYKTIFFIHGGGWVVGSIKTHDRMMRNLASLSKCAVIGIDYSLAPDKKFPFQIQECNSAIEYFIKNSKKYKLSPDEFSYAGDSAGANMCMGTFLYQKEKKTIDTNLIKSMALFYGVYGLKDSVSRTLYGNDIDWLREEDIQYYYNEYLEKDIDINSKFVNIFNADLTDNIPNCFIASCEFDPLKDDSVALYEILKQTNHSEYKEYKGVMHAFLHYTRMMKIANEAIQDGADFITKNFNFNQRS, translated from the coding sequence ATGAATATTATTAACAAAATTAATGTGCTGAATAAAATTTCAGAAGAGATGAAGTTGGTTGTTAAACATCAACAAGATAATGCCTCTAGTGAGCCTGCAGCTGATAACAATCAGATGAGACTTAATTATGAGCTAGAAAGAGAGTTTTGGAATGAAGGTGGAGCTGTTATGTTTGGCACGCATGATGTTTTTATTGATTTTGAACAAGTAAAGATAAAAACTAGGATTTATTATCCACAAGAGCAAGATCAATATAAAACTATATTTTTTATACATGGAGGAGGATGGGTAGTAGGAAGCATAAAAACTCATGATAGAATGATGAGAAATTTAGCGAGTTTAAGTAAATGTGCAGTTATTGGTATAGATTACTCTCTTGCACCAGATAAGAAATTTCCATTTCAAATTCAAGAATGCAATTCAGCTATAGAATATTTCATCAAAAATAGTAAAAAATACAAACTATCTCCTGATGAATTTTCTTATGCTGGCGATAGTGCTGGCGCCAATATGTGTATGGGAACTTTTTTATATCAAAAAGAGAAAAAAACAATCGATACAAATCTTATTAAATCAATGGCATTGTTTTACGGTGTTTATGGGCTTAAGGATTCAGTATCAAGAACTTTATATGGCAATGATATAGATTGGTTAAGAGAAGAGGATATACAATATTACTATAATGAGTATTTAGAAAAAGATATTGATATAAACTCTAAATTTGTAAATATTTTTAATGCTGATTTGACAGATAATATCCCCAATTGTTTTATAGCTTCTTGTGAATTTGACCCATTAAAAGATGATAGTGTTGCTTTATATGAAATACTAAAACAGACAAATCACAGTGAATATAAAGAGTATAAAGGTGTAATGCATGCATTTTTGCACTATACAAGGATGATGAAAATAGCCAATGAAGCTATACAAGATGGTGCGGATTTTATTACTAAAAATTTCAATTTTAATCAAAGGAGTTAA
- a CDS encoding sodium:solute symporter family protein: MNIYIAGVLVGICIYLVIGFYAGKKVKNLEDYYVNGRKSTTLFITGTMFASMLSTNGFMGDTAYAYNGNITTIFLINILCACGYVLGPLYFGRFIRRAKVNTTPSYFSLRFNSDRIQRFAGIITVVSLSAYLLSVMSGTTILMEVLSGFDRTTCLFISWICILLFTVYSGSKGVVLIDTIMCLCFLSSTIFVGYFVFNESGGISNLIQNLISNPNSPKDLFSYHGNTGNGSAFDMVIYAITLGIVWMITVAVSPWQAGRNLMAKNEHVVFRSGVLSALLTTFFLLYLYIIAISVIQLNPNMAKPEQVIIWTAHEVVPKFLGVFLLTGILSAGLSSATTFLSVVSFSLANDIFRINFKNEKSQIGFTRKVVFVVSFIALILAYFDLASIRIIAWFASTIIASSWGFLAFASVWSKKITERGAYLSMLGGFFGYLISKCLVEFAGFDLKNLFDPFFIGLFLSVCLATIGSFGQKRTPEEIEFLNKLHEIPISEQNSSDYKIDRFYAYLMIASGIILTILLIIYWAVPYNDLKDIL; encoded by the coding sequence ATGAATATTTATATAGCTGGTGTTTTAGTCGGTATTTGTATTTATCTCGTTATAGGTTTTTATGCCGGTAAAAAAGTTAAAAATTTAGAAGACTATTATGTTAATGGTAGAAAATCAACAACTCTTTTTATAACAGGTACTATGTTTGCATCCATGCTTAGCACAAATGGTTTTATGGGCGATACAGCTTATGCTTATAATGGAAATATAACAACTATTTTTTTGATAAATATACTTTGTGCTTGTGGATATGTTTTAGGACCGCTTTATTTTGGTCGCTTTATAAGAAGAGCAAAAGTAAATACCACGCCAAGTTATTTTTCTTTAAGATTCAATAGTGATAGAATACAAAGATTTGCGGGTATTATAACCGTTGTGTCTCTTAGTGCTTATTTGCTTAGCGTTATGTCCGGAACAACTATATTAATGGAAGTTCTAAGTGGTTTTGATAGAACTACTTGTCTTTTTATATCTTGGATTTGTATACTACTTTTTACTGTTTATTCTGGTTCAAAAGGTGTTGTTCTTATAGATACTATCATGTGTTTATGCTTTTTATCTTCAACCATTTTTGTTGGTTATTTTGTCTTTAATGAGTCAGGTGGTATATCAAATTTAATACAAAATTTGATTTCAAACCCAAACTCACCAAAAGATCTTTTTAGTTATCATGGAAATACCGGCAATGGAAGTGCTTTTGATATGGTAATTTATGCTATAACTCTTGGTATAGTTTGGATGATAACTGTTGCTGTTAGTCCTTGGCAAGCTGGACGCAATCTAATGGCTAAAAATGAACATGTTGTTTTTCGTTCAGGTGTGTTATCAGCGCTTCTTACAACATTTTTCTTATTGTATCTTTATATAATAGCAATCAGTGTTATACAGTTAAATCCAAATATGGCAAAACCAGAACAAGTTATTATTTGGACCGCCCATGAGGTAGTTCCTAAATTTTTGGGTGTATTTTTGTTAACTGGAATTTTATCAGCTGGTCTTAGTTCGGCAACTACATTTTTATCAGTAGTTAGTTTTAGTCTTGCAAATGACATTTTTAGGATAAATTTTAAAAATGAAAAATCACAGATAGGCTTTACAAGAAAAGTAGTTTTTGTTGTAAGCTTTATAGCTTTGATATTAGCATATTTTGATTTAGCTAGTATAAGAATCATAGCCTGGTTTGCTAGTACTATTATAGCTTCTTCTTGGGGATTTTTGGCATTTGCAAGTGTTTGGAGCAAAAAAATAACAGAAAGAGGCGCTTATCTGTCAATGTTGGGTGGATTTTTTGGATATTTGATAAGTAAGTGTTTGGTTGAATTTGCTGGATTTGATTTAAAAAATTTATTTGATCCGTTTTTTATAGGTTTATTTTTAAGTGTATGCTTAGCTACTATTGGTTCTTTTGGTCAAAAAAGAACACCAGAAGAGATTGAATTTTTAAATAAACTTCATGAAATTCCCATAAGTGAACAAAATTCTAGTGATTATAAAATAGACAGATTTTATGCATATTTAATGATTGCTTCAGGAATTATATTAACTATATTATTAATAATTTATTGGGCTGTACCATACAATGATTTAAAGGATATTCTATGA
- the fixA gene encoding putative electron transfer flavoprotein FixA: MNIIVGCKVVLEEQDISINSDRTLDFSKANPKINPFDLNAIQTAVDIKSMVLDEVNIKVLSIGGKNLENTKVKKDILSRGADELNIVIDDKFDNLLAHDTAEIFKQASEKIGFDLIVCADGSADLFASQVGLRAGALLDIPVINSVSKILSIDISSSKIMVQRKLENEIEELELSLPALICVSTDINEPSIPGMKAILAAAKKPVNVLSFDCSMSNIVELVNVNAPKKKDRLGVVLQDDSEECVVDFISNFKKVLN; the protein is encoded by the coding sequence ATGAATATAATAGTAGGATGCAAGGTTGTTCTAGAAGAACAAGACATATCTATAAATAGTGATAGGACTCTGGACTTTAGTAAAGCTAATCCAAAAATAAATCCATTTGATTTAAATGCAATACAAACAGCCGTTGATATTAAATCAATGGTTTTGGATGAAGTAAATATCAAAGTTCTTAGTATAGGTGGAAAAAATCTTGAAAATACAAAAGTAAAAAAAGATATTTTATCAAGAGGTGCTGATGAATTAAATATTGTTATTGATGATAAATTTGATAACTTATTAGCTCATGATACCGCTGAGATATTCAAACAAGCATCTGAAAAAATTGGTTTTGATTTGATAGTGTGCGCAGATGGTTCTGCTGATTTGTTTGCTAGCCAAGTTGGTCTTAGGGCTGGTGCTTTGCTTGATATTCCTGTTATAAATAGTGTTAGTAAAATTTTATCTATTGATATAAGCAGTTCAAAGATTATGGTTCAAAGAAAGCTTGAAAATGAAATAGAAGAGCTAGAGCTTTCATTACCAGCATTAATATGTGTTTCTACTGATATTAATGAACCTTCAATTCCTGGAATGAAAGCCATATTAGCTGCCGCAAAAAAACCAGTTAATGTTCTATCTTTTGATTGTTCAATGAGCAATATTGTAGAGCTAGTAAATGTTAATGCTCCTAAGAAAAAAGATAGATTAGGAGTTGTTTTACAAGATGATAGTGAAGAATGTGTGGTTGATTTTATATCTAACTTCAAAAAAGTGTTAAATTAA
- the caiA gene encoding crotonobetainyl-CoA dehydrogenase, whose product MVDFSLTDEQQLFVAGIKELMERENWEAYFAKCDENHEYPIKWVKELAELGVDTMLLPEEHGGMSADWVTLTAIWEELGRCGAPTYVLYQLPGFSTILKYGTKEQIDKIFAYRGTGKQMWNSAITEPGAGSDVGSLKTTYTRKNGKVYLNGQKCFITSSAHTPYLVVMARDSESEKPIFTEWFVDMSKPGIKLTQLDKLGLRMDSCCEIVFDNVELEEKDMFGEDGNGFNRVKEEFDAERFLVACTNYGIAYCAFEDAAKYANERVQFGETIGRTQLIQEKFAHMAMKLSAMKNMVYETAWKMDQGLNVTGESAMCKYYCANKAFEVVDDAVQVLGGIGVTGHRVGRFWRDLRVDRLSGGSDEMQILTLGRAILKKYR is encoded by the coding sequence ATGGTTGATTTTAGTTTAACAGATGAGCAACAATTATTTGTTGCTGGAATTAAAGAGCTTATGGAAAGAGAAAATTGGGAAGCGTATTTTGCAAAATGTGATGAAAATCACGAATATCCTATAAAATGGGTCAAAGAGCTTGCTGAACTGGGTGTTGATACTATGCTTTTACCAGAAGAGCATGGTGGTATGAGTGCTGATTGGGTAACACTAACAGCTATTTGGGAAGAACTTGGTAGATGCGGTGCCCCAACATATGTGTTATATCAACTTCCTGGATTTAGTACTATTTTAAAGTATGGAACAAAGGAGCAAATAGATAAAATTTTTGCTTATCGTGGAACCGGTAAACAAATGTGGAACTCAGCTATAACAGAGCCTGGCGCAGGATCTGATGTAGGTAGTCTAAAAACCACTTATACAAGAAAAAATGGAAAAGTGTATTTAAATGGCCAAAAATGCTTTATAACATCAAGTGCCCATACTCCTTATTTGGTTGTTATGGCAAGAGATAGTGAAAGTGAAAAGCCAATTTTTACAGAATGGTTTGTTGATATGAGTAAACCAGGCATTAAATTAACTCAGCTAGATAAACTGGGTCTTAGAATGGACAGTTGTTGCGAGATAGTTTTTGACAATGTCGAACTTGAAGAAAAAGATATGTTTGGTGAAGATGGCAATGGCTTTAATAGAGTAAAAGAAGAATTTGATGCTGAAAGATTTTTGGTAGCTTGCACAAATTACGGTATAGCTTATTGTGCTTTTGAAGATGCTGCTAAGTACGCAAATGAGCGTGTTCAATTTGGTGAAACTATAGGTAGAACTCAACTTATTCAAGAAAAATTTGCTCATATGGCAATGAAGCTAAGTGCTATGAAAAATATGGTTTATGAAACAGCTTGGAAAATGGATCAGGGCTTAAATGTTACTGGTGAAAGTGCTATGTGTAAATATTATTGTGCAAATAAAGCATTTGAAGTTGTTGATGATGCTGTTCAAGTTCTTGGTGGAATCGGTGTTACGGGTCATAGAGTTGGTAGATTTTGGAGAGATTTAAGAGTTGATAGATTGTCTGGTGGTTCTGATGAAATGCAAATTTTAACTCTTGGTAGAGCTATTTTGAAAAAATATAGATAA
- the caiB gene encoding L-carnitine CoA-transferase — protein MKFNTPKFGPLSGVKVVFSAMEIAGPFSAQLLAEWGAEVIWIENSKYPDTIRVQENYKELSRRNLYALSLNLFSEEGKEVFYKLIKECDIFIEASKGPAFAKKGITDEVLWSHNKKLVIAHLSGFGQYGDPEYTNLAAYNTIAQAFSGYLIQNGDQNQPMPAFPYTADYLCGLTVTSSVLAALHNAQKTGVGESIDVAMYETMLRMGQYYMMDYLNGGEMCPRMIKGKDPLYAGCGLYSCKDGYIVFEIVGVSQVKQMFDLIGISQYYGTEDVPEGTQLISRKMKVNDEFEAALDKFFKERSIEESLKVLSDLKVAGAKVLEVSELQNNPQYIARDSFTTWKNSAGKDYTGPNIMPKFKNNPGKIWRAMPDYGEDTADIMSHLGYSEVEITKLNDEKIIKVRK, from the coding sequence ATGAAATTTAACACTCCAAAATTTGGTCCATTAAGTGGTGTAAAAGTGGTTTTTTCAGCTATGGAAATAGCTGGACCATTTTCGGCTCAATTATTAGCTGAGTGGGGAGCAGAAGTTATTTGGATAGAAAATTCAAAATATCCAGACACTATAAGAGTTCAAGAAAATTATAAAGAGTTGAGTCGCAGAAACTTATATGCGTTATCATTAAATTTATTTAGCGAAGAGGGTAAAGAAGTTTTTTATAAACTTATAAAAGAATGTGATATATTCATAGAAGCTAGTAAAGGCCCTGCATTTGCTAAAAAAGGTATAACAGATGAGGTTTTATGGTCACACAATAAAAAACTAGTTATAGCTCATCTTTCTGGATTTGGACAATACGGCGATCCTGAATATACAAATTTAGCTGCATATAACACAATAGCTCAAGCGTTTAGTGGTTATTTGATACAAAATGGTGATCAAAATCAACCTATGCCAGCTTTTCCTTATACAGCTGATTATCTTTGTGGTCTAACCGTTACTAGTTCTGTTTTGGCAGCATTACATAATGCACAAAAAACAGGTGTTGGTGAGAGTATAGATGTTGCTATGTATGAAACTATGCTTAGAATGGGTCAGTATTATATGATGGATTATCTTAATGGTGGTGAGATGTGTCCTAGGATGATAAAAGGTAAAGATCCATTATATGCTGGTTGCGGTCTTTATTCATGCAAAGATGGCTATATAGTTTTTGAAATTGTTGGTGTTAGTCAAGTTAAGCAGATGTTTGACCTGATAGGTATATCGCAATATTATGGCACAGAAGATGTTCCAGAAGGCACACAATTAATTAGTAGAAAAATGAAAGTTAATGATGAATTTGAGGCTGCTTTGGATAAGTTCTTTAAAGAAAGAAGCATAGAAGAGTCTTTAAAAGTTCTTTCTGATTTAAAAGTTGCTGGAGCAAAAGTTTTGGAAGTTAGTGAGCTTCAAAATAATCCTCAATACATAGCTAGAGATAGTTTTACTACTTGGAAAAACTCAGCTGGTAAAGATTACACTGGTCCAAATATTATGCCTAAGTTTAAAAACAACCCTGGCAAAATTTGGCGTGCTATGCCTGATTATGGAGAAGATACTGCTGATATAATGTCTCATCTTGGCTACAGTGAAGTTGAAATAACAAAACTAAATGATGAGAAGATAATTAAAGTGAGAAAATAA